A section of the Osmia lignaria lignaria isolate PbOS001 chromosome 3, iyOsmLign1, whole genome shotgun sequence genome encodes:
- the Amacr gene encoding alpha-methylacyl-CoA racemase isoform X1 — protein MPLKGVKVLELAGLAPGPFCGMILAEFGASVIKVDKINTFHSIDSLGNGKRSIALNLKSPKGISIFKKLSNQSDVLIDPYRAGVMEKMKLGPEELTKTNKRLIYARLSGFGHKGPYANMAGHDINYLALSGLLSLMGRSDQKPTPPINLAADFGGGGLMCAFGILLALFERTKSNIGQVVDASMVDGTAYLGSWLFRSQKMPGLWGKARGKNILDSGSHFYDTYETKDKQYMSVGALEPQFYQIFLEKLGLSANEMPQFDKFDENREILEKIFKQKTQAEWCAIFDGTDACVTPVLNIENVTSHAHNKERNTFTSDQEDTVIPNPAPRLSRTAGVSKGHQGNPEPGEHTTEILTELNFKPEEIRTLISAGIINQGTKRSML, from the exons AAAAGTGTTAGAATTAGCTGGTCTTGCACCAGGCCCCTTTTGTGGAATGATATTGGCTGAATTTGGTGCATCGGTGATTAAAGTTGACAAG ATTAACACGTTTCATAGTATCGATTCTCTTGGTAATGGAAAGAGATCAATTGCCTTAAATCTAAAAAGCCCaaaaggtatcagtatatttaAGAAACTAAGCAATCAAAGTGATGTACTTATAGATCCATATAGAGCTG GTGTGATGGAGAAAATGAAACTAGGACCAGAAGAACTCACAAAAACAAATAAGAGATTGATATATGCTAGATTAAGTGGATTTGGTCATAAAGGACCTTACGCTAACATGGCTGGACATGATATAAATTATCTAGCACTGTCTG GTTTATTATCTTTGATGGGTCGGTCTGATCAGAAGCCAACACCTCCAATTAATTTGGCTGCTGACTTTGGTGGTGGTGGATTAATGTGTGCCTTTGGAATACTCTTGGCATTGTTTGAACGTACTAAAAGTAACATCGGTCAGGTGGTTGATGCATCAATGGTAGATGGAACAGCGTACTTAGGGAGTTGGCTTTTCAGATCCCAAAAGATGCCAGGATTATGGGGGAAAGCACGTGGCAAAAATAT ATTAGATAGTGGGTCACATTTCTATGATACTTATGAAACAAAAGATAAACAGTATATGTCTGTTGGAGCGCTTGAACCAcagttttatcaaatatttttggaaaaactTGGCCTTTCAGCGAATGAAATGCCACAGTTTGATAAATTCGATGAAAATCGTGAAATActcgagaaaatattcaaacagAAAACTCAAGCTGAATGGTGTGCTATATTTGATGGCACAGATGCTTGTGTAACACCTGTTTTGAATATAGAAAATGTTACATCTCATGCacataataaagaaagaaatacatTTACATCTGACCAAGAAGATACAGTGATTCCAAATCCTGCTCCTCGTTTATCTCGTACTGCCGGGGTGTCGAAAGGACACCAAGGTAATCCTGAGCCAGGTGAGCATACAACAGAAATACttacagaattaaattttaaGCCAGAAGAAATCAGAACTTTAATATCAGCTGGAATTATTAATCAAGGGACAAAACGTTCTATGCTTTAA
- the Amacr gene encoding alpha-methylacyl-CoA racemase isoform X3 yields the protein MPLKGVKVLELAGLAPGPFCGMILAEFGASVIKVDKINTFHSIDSLGNGKRSIALNLKSPKGISIFKKLSNQSDVLIDPYRAGVMEKMKLGPEELTKTNKRLIYARLSGFGHKGPYANMAGHDINYLALSGLLSLMGRSDQKPTPPINLAADFGGGGLMCAFGILLALFERTKSNIGQVVDASMVDGTAYLGSWLFRSQKMPGLWGKARGKNILDSGSHFYDTYETKDKQYMSVGALEPQFYQIFLEKLGLSANEMPQFDKFDENREILEKIFKQKTQAEWCAIFDGTDACVTPVLNIENVTSHAHNKERNTFTSDQEDTVIPNPAPRLSRTAGVSKGHQGNPEPVFLNFY from the exons AAAAGTGTTAGAATTAGCTGGTCTTGCACCAGGCCCCTTTTGTGGAATGATATTGGCTGAATTTGGTGCATCGGTGATTAAAGTTGACAAG ATTAACACGTTTCATAGTATCGATTCTCTTGGTAATGGAAAGAGATCAATTGCCTTAAATCTAAAAAGCCCaaaaggtatcagtatatttaAGAAACTAAGCAATCAAAGTGATGTACTTATAGATCCATATAGAGCTG GTGTGATGGAGAAAATGAAACTAGGACCAGAAGAACTCACAAAAACAAATAAGAGATTGATATATGCTAGATTAAGTGGATTTGGTCATAAAGGACCTTACGCTAACATGGCTGGACATGATATAAATTATCTAGCACTGTCTG GTTTATTATCTTTGATGGGTCGGTCTGATCAGAAGCCAACACCTCCAATTAATTTGGCTGCTGACTTTGGTGGTGGTGGATTAATGTGTGCCTTTGGAATACTCTTGGCATTGTTTGAACGTACTAAAAGTAACATCGGTCAGGTGGTTGATGCATCAATGGTAGATGGAACAGCGTACTTAGGGAGTTGGCTTTTCAGATCCCAAAAGATGCCAGGATTATGGGGGAAAGCACGTGGCAAAAATAT ATTAGATAGTGGGTCACATTTCTATGATACTTATGAAACAAAAGATAAACAGTATATGTCTGTTGGAGCGCTTGAACCAcagttttatcaaatatttttggaaaaactTGGCCTTTCAGCGAATGAAATGCCACAGTTTGATAAATTCGATGAAAATCGTGAAATActcgagaaaatattcaaacagAAAACTCAAGCTGAATGGTGTGCTATATTTGATGGCACAGATGCTTGTGTAACACCTGTTTTGAATATAGAAAATGTTACATCTCATGCacataataaagaaagaaatacatTTACATCTGACCAAGAAGATACAGTGATTCCAAATCCTGCTCCTCGTTTATCTCGTACTGCCGGGGTGTCGAAAGGACACCAAGGTAATCCTGAGCCAG tgtttttaaatttttattaa
- the Amacr gene encoding alpha-methylacyl-CoA racemase isoform X2 produces MPLKGVKVLELAGLAPGPFCGMILAEFGASVIKVDKINTFHSIDSLGNGKRSIALNLKSPKGISIFKKLSNQSDVLIDPYRAGVMEKMKLGPEELTKTNKRLIYARLSGFGHKGPYANMAGHDINYLALSGLLSLMGRSDQKPTPPINLAADFGGGGLMCAFGILLALFERTKSNIGQVVDASMVDGTAYLGSWLFRSQKMPGLWGKARGKNILDSGSHFYDTYETKDKQYMSVGALEPQFYQIFLEKLGLSANEMPQFDKFDENREILEKIFKQKTQAEWCAIFDGTDACVTPVLNIENVTSHAHNKERNTFTSDQEDTVIPNPAPRLSRTAGVSKGHQGNPEPGLISIFC; encoded by the exons AAAAGTGTTAGAATTAGCTGGTCTTGCACCAGGCCCCTTTTGTGGAATGATATTGGCTGAATTTGGTGCATCGGTGATTAAAGTTGACAAG ATTAACACGTTTCATAGTATCGATTCTCTTGGTAATGGAAAGAGATCAATTGCCTTAAATCTAAAAAGCCCaaaaggtatcagtatatttaAGAAACTAAGCAATCAAAGTGATGTACTTATAGATCCATATAGAGCTG GTGTGATGGAGAAAATGAAACTAGGACCAGAAGAACTCACAAAAACAAATAAGAGATTGATATATGCTAGATTAAGTGGATTTGGTCATAAAGGACCTTACGCTAACATGGCTGGACATGATATAAATTATCTAGCACTGTCTG GTTTATTATCTTTGATGGGTCGGTCTGATCAGAAGCCAACACCTCCAATTAATTTGGCTGCTGACTTTGGTGGTGGTGGATTAATGTGTGCCTTTGGAATACTCTTGGCATTGTTTGAACGTACTAAAAGTAACATCGGTCAGGTGGTTGATGCATCAATGGTAGATGGAACAGCGTACTTAGGGAGTTGGCTTTTCAGATCCCAAAAGATGCCAGGATTATGGGGGAAAGCACGTGGCAAAAATAT ATTAGATAGTGGGTCACATTTCTATGATACTTATGAAACAAAAGATAAACAGTATATGTCTGTTGGAGCGCTTGAACCAcagttttatcaaatatttttggaaaaactTGGCCTTTCAGCGAATGAAATGCCACAGTTTGATAAATTCGATGAAAATCGTGAAATActcgagaaaatattcaaacagAAAACTCAAGCTGAATGGTGTGCTATATTTGATGGCACAGATGCTTGTGTAACACCTGTTTTGAATATAGAAAATGTTACATCTCATGCacataataaagaaagaaatacatTTACATCTGACCAAGAAGATACAGTGATTCCAAATCCTGCTCCTCGTTTATCTCGTACTGCCGGGGTGTCGAAAGGACACCAAGGTAATCCTGAGCCAG GTCTAATATCAATTTTCTGCTGA
- the Amacr gene encoding alpha-methylacyl-CoA racemase isoform X4 has protein sequence MPLKGVKVLELAGLAPGPFCGMILAEFGASVIKVDKINTFHSIDSLGNGKRSIALNLKSPKGISIFKKLSNQSDVLIDPYRAGVMEKMKLGPEELTKTNKRLIYARLSGFGHKGPYANMAGHDINYLALSGLLSLMGRSDQKPTPPINLAADFGGGGLMCAFGILLALFERTKSNIGQVVDASMVDGTAYLGSWLFRSQKMPGLWGKARGKNILDSGSHFYDTYETKDKQYMSVGALEPQFYQIFLEKLGLSANEMPQFDKFDENREILEKIFKQKTQAEWCAIFDGTDACVTPVLNIENVTSHAHNKERNTFTSDQEDTVIPNPAPRLSRTAGVSKGHQGNPEPVL, from the exons AAAAGTGTTAGAATTAGCTGGTCTTGCACCAGGCCCCTTTTGTGGAATGATATTGGCTGAATTTGGTGCATCGGTGATTAAAGTTGACAAG ATTAACACGTTTCATAGTATCGATTCTCTTGGTAATGGAAAGAGATCAATTGCCTTAAATCTAAAAAGCCCaaaaggtatcagtatatttaAGAAACTAAGCAATCAAAGTGATGTACTTATAGATCCATATAGAGCTG GTGTGATGGAGAAAATGAAACTAGGACCAGAAGAACTCACAAAAACAAATAAGAGATTGATATATGCTAGATTAAGTGGATTTGGTCATAAAGGACCTTACGCTAACATGGCTGGACATGATATAAATTATCTAGCACTGTCTG GTTTATTATCTTTGATGGGTCGGTCTGATCAGAAGCCAACACCTCCAATTAATTTGGCTGCTGACTTTGGTGGTGGTGGATTAATGTGTGCCTTTGGAATACTCTTGGCATTGTTTGAACGTACTAAAAGTAACATCGGTCAGGTGGTTGATGCATCAATGGTAGATGGAACAGCGTACTTAGGGAGTTGGCTTTTCAGATCCCAAAAGATGCCAGGATTATGGGGGAAAGCACGTGGCAAAAATAT ATTAGATAGTGGGTCACATTTCTATGATACTTATGAAACAAAAGATAAACAGTATATGTCTGTTGGAGCGCTTGAACCAcagttttatcaaatatttttggaaaaactTGGCCTTTCAGCGAATGAAATGCCACAGTTTGATAAATTCGATGAAAATCGTGAAATActcgagaaaatattcaaacagAAAACTCAAGCTGAATGGTGTGCTATATTTGATGGCACAGATGCTTGTGTAACACCTGTTTTGAATATAGAAAATGTTACATCTCATGCacataataaagaaagaaatacatTTACATCTGACCAAGAAGATACAGTGATTCCAAATCCTGCTCCTCGTTTATCTCGTACTGCCGGGGTGTCGAAAGGACACCAAGGTAATCCTGAGCCAG TTTTGTAG